In one window of Vespa crabro chromosome 6, iyVesCrab1.2, whole genome shotgun sequence DNA:
- the LOC124425115 gene encoding GA-binding protein subunit beta-2 isoform X2 has protein sequence MCRGAPFTTDCLGTSALHLAAQNNHTETAEVLLRAGISRDARTKVDRTPLHMAAYEGHHQMAQLLLNYGADVDSRDMLKMTPLHWAVEREHIEVMHVLLEHGADANATSKFDKTPISLALEHDRLDLVDILQQEREIIGIQAQQQNQASSAELEVATHNLIQLEAEAEAANEEQQKLELAQQQSQSKRKSTQGNKKPRMILQQIHVPPSTEMEPEKEMKDTEEIINTNNVNNNKKRKDVTTMSGVNKQFRLLEAHGITMIPMDDDASIVENAMESGRTVVLTEAGKLALNLTRGSPLSMKRLQVTSRRGTPRKVIAIRADQILNQNAPSLTSRGPNILKRSSVDNKAGKLFISSLSTAVTVPTLTQSQYTTASENKIVTSSSKITEPIILQLDDDIEEVIEEDNTDNNEPVMDIAVLNRQLAEARRQAAEYRKQLQKKEEEAEIYKQQLKNIASQRKSK, from the exons ATGTGTAGAGGAGCACCTTTCACGACAGattgt cTTGGTACAAGTGCTTTGCATTTGGCAGCACAAAATAATCATACAGAAACCGCTGAAGTTTTACTCAGAGCAGGAATATCCAGAGATGCAAGAACCAAGGTAGACAGAACACCACTGCATATGGCCGCTTATGAAGGTCATCATCAGATGGCACAGTTATTGTTGAATTATGGAGCTGATGTTGATAGTAGAGACATG CTTAAAATGACTCCTTTACATTGGGCAGTAGAAAGGGAACATATAGAAGTGATGCATGTTTTATTGGAACATGGTGCAGATGCAAATGCAACTAGTAAATTTGACAAGACACCAATTAGCCTAGCTTTGGAACATGATAGACTTGACTTGGTGGACATACTTCAGCAAGAACGAGAAATTATAGGAATACAAGCCCAACAACAAAATCAAGCTAGTTCTGCAGAATTAGAAGTAGCAACTcacaatttaattcaattagaagcagaagcagaagcagcaaatgaagaacaacaaaaattaGAACTCGCTCAACAACAATCACAATCAAAACGTAAAAGTACCCAAG GTAATAAAAAGCCAAGAATGATTCTTCAACAAATACATGTACCACCATCTACTGAAATGGAaccagaaaaagaaatgaaagatacagaggaaattattaatacgaataatgttaacaataataaaaaacgtaAAGATGTAACAACAATGAGTGGAGTCAATAAACAATTCAGGTTATTAGAAGCACATGGAATTACAATGATACCAATGGATGATGATGCGTCCATTGTAGAGAATGCAATGGAAAGTGGAAGAACTGTTGTCCTTACAG aGGCTGGTAAACTTGCCTTAAACTTAACAAGAGGTTCTCCATTAAGTATGAAACGACTTCAAGTAACTTCAAGAAGAGGAACTCCAAGAAAAGTGATAGCTATACGAGCAGATCAgattttaaatcaaaatgCACCTAGCCTTACATCCCGTGGCCCgaacatattaaaaagatcTTCCGTAGATAATAAAGctggaaaattatttatttcttctctttcaactGCTGTGACTGTTCCAACATTAACGCAATCTCAATATACAACAGCGTCAGAg AACAAAATAGTCACTTCATCTTCCAAGATAACAGAACCAATCATTTTACAACTGGATGATGATATAGAAGAAGTTATAGAAGaagataatacagataataatgaGCCAGTAATGGATATAGCAGTGCTTAATAGACAGTTAGCAGAAGCCCGAAGACAAGCCGCCGAATATCGCAAGcaattacaaaaaaaggaggaggaagcaGAAATATACAAACAGCAACTTAAAAACATCGCATCTCAAAGaaaatctaaataa
- the LOC124425154 gene encoding LOW QUALITY PROTEIN: dynein regulatory complex protein 9 (The sequence of the model RefSeq protein was modified relative to this genomic sequence to represent the inferred CDS: substituted 1 base at 1 genomic stop codon): MAEKKVNNLSELSSSKVAALSIIFEDCTNALVIYQKTLKQIFKRSKNTTVPYILYELENLETTDKQVLNEDMKKMIKDMQEQATYNKLHNDSLYIRGIMEELKEEIREYGSFDVLTKEIERIVTQRKEEETLFEEYTAMKKTAMKLRQTIANEKMSNEAERTRLRNILLDLKNENEKLKIVNDIEHKYSSKWNKAKCQQNSIKCNEEWKRFKKTLDDLHEREKMEEMVFTELITFLIQDIASIEEKIEEWQRRYDQEKKIYEKEICEVNIEIETXQKDLAELSQEYKEKQKFIDAYLAEKEALKKQKKHEQHVQECAIRIQALWRGVMVRRKLGPYRPEEKKKKRQLKAKK; the protein is encoded by the exons ATGGccgaaaagaaagtaaataatttatccgAACTTTCCTCTTCAAAAGTGGCTGCtctttcgataatattcgAAGACTGCACGAATGCGCTcgttatttatcaaaaaactCTCAAACAGATTTTTAAGCGATCGAAGAACACGACCGTCCCTTATATTCTTTACGAACTCGA AAATTTGGAAACAACAGACAAGCAAGTACTTAAtgaagatatgaaaaaaatgataaaagatatGCAGGAACAAGCTACATATAACAAACTACATAACGATAg CCTATACATAAGAGGAATTATGGAGGAATTGAAGGAAGAAATACGCGAATATGGTAGTTTCGATGTGTTGAccaaagaaattgaaagaattGTGACCcagagaaaagaggaggagactTTATTCGAGGAATACACAGCGATGAAGAAAACTGCAATGAAGCTTCGACAAACTATCGCCAACGAAAAAATGAGCAATGAAGCGGAGAGAACCCGTCTAAGGAATATACTACTCGACTTAAAG aatgaaaatgaaaaactgAAAATAGTTAACGACATTGAACATAAATATTCGAGTAAGTGGAATAAAGCTAAGTGTCAACAAAATTCGATCAAGTGTAATGAAGAAtggaaaagatttaaaaaaacgcTCGATGATCTTCACGAACgtgaaaaaatggaagaaatggTATTTACCGAATTGATTACGTTTCTTATCCAGGATATCGCG agtatcgaagaaaagatcgaagaaTGGCAGAGACGGTACGatcaagagaagaaaatttatgagaAGGAAATCTGTGAAGTGAACATAGAGATAGAAACTTGACAAAAAGACTTAGCTGAACTTTCACAAGAG tataaagaaaagcaaaaatttATAGACGCTTACCTCGCGGAAAAGGAAGCAttgaaaaaacagaagaaacaCGAACAGCATGTGCAAGAATGTGCCATCAGGATCCAAGCTTTGTGGCGTGGTGTTATGGTGCGCCGGAAGTTGGGTCCGTATCGAcctgaagagaaaaaaaagaaacgtcaaCTTAAAGCGAAGAAATAA
- the LOC124425115 gene encoding GA-binding protein subunit beta-2 isoform X1 — MQAESICANDIEGLDEDTLIPVEILSCDVSQRSRSQDALSIVELGKQLLLSAKNGDTETVRELMCRGAPFTTDCLGTSALHLAAQNNHTETAEVLLRAGISRDARTKVDRTPLHMAAYEGHHQMAQLLLNYGADVDSRDMLKMTPLHWAVEREHIEVMHVLLEHGADANATSKFDKTPISLALEHDRLDLVDILQQEREIIGIQAQQQNQASSAELEVATHNLIQLEAEAEAANEEQQKLELAQQQSQSKRKSTQGNKKPRMILQQIHVPPSTEMEPEKEMKDTEEIINTNNVNNNKKRKDVTTMSGVNKQFRLLEAHGITMIPMDDDASIVENAMESGRTVVLTEAGKLALNLTRGSPLSMKRLQVTSRRGTPRKVIAIRADQILNQNAPSLTSRGPNILKRSSVDNKAGKLFISSLSTAVTVPTLTQSQYTTASENKIVTSSSKITEPIILQLDDDIEEVIEEDNTDNNEPVMDIAVLNRQLAEARRQAAEYRKQLQKKEEEAEIYKQQLKNIASQRKSK; from the exons ATGCAAGCTGAGAGTATCTGTGCCAATGATATCGAGGGACTGGACGAAGACACTCTTATACCA GTTGAAATTTTATCTTGCGATGTCTCCCAACGTTCACGTTCTCAAGATGCCTTATCAATAGTAGAATTAGGAAAGCAATTATTACTTAGTGCAAAAAATGGAGACACAGAGACTGTTCGTGAACTTATGTGTAGAGGAGCACCTTTCACGACAGattgt cTTGGTACAAGTGCTTTGCATTTGGCAGCACAAAATAATCATACAGAAACCGCTGAAGTTTTACTCAGAGCAGGAATATCCAGAGATGCAAGAACCAAGGTAGACAGAACACCACTGCATATGGCCGCTTATGAAGGTCATCATCAGATGGCACAGTTATTGTTGAATTATGGAGCTGATGTTGATAGTAGAGACATG CTTAAAATGACTCCTTTACATTGGGCAGTAGAAAGGGAACATATAGAAGTGATGCATGTTTTATTGGAACATGGTGCAGATGCAAATGCAACTAGTAAATTTGACAAGACACCAATTAGCCTAGCTTTGGAACATGATAGACTTGACTTGGTGGACATACTTCAGCAAGAACGAGAAATTATAGGAATACAAGCCCAACAACAAAATCAAGCTAGTTCTGCAGAATTAGAAGTAGCAACTcacaatttaattcaattagaagcagaagcagaagcagcaaatgaagaacaacaaaaattaGAACTCGCTCAACAACAATCACAATCAAAACGTAAAAGTACCCAAG GTAATAAAAAGCCAAGAATGATTCTTCAACAAATACATGTACCACCATCTACTGAAATGGAaccagaaaaagaaatgaaagatacagaggaaattattaatacgaataatgttaacaataataaaaaacgtaAAGATGTAACAACAATGAGTGGAGTCAATAAACAATTCAGGTTATTAGAAGCACATGGAATTACAATGATACCAATGGATGATGATGCGTCCATTGTAGAGAATGCAATGGAAAGTGGAAGAACTGTTGTCCTTACAG aGGCTGGTAAACTTGCCTTAAACTTAACAAGAGGTTCTCCATTAAGTATGAAACGACTTCAAGTAACTTCAAGAAGAGGAACTCCAAGAAAAGTGATAGCTATACGAGCAGATCAgattttaaatcaaaatgCACCTAGCCTTACATCCCGTGGCCCgaacatattaaaaagatcTTCCGTAGATAATAAAGctggaaaattatttatttcttctctttcaactGCTGTGACTGTTCCAACATTAACGCAATCTCAATATACAACAGCGTCAGAg AACAAAATAGTCACTTCATCTTCCAAGATAACAGAACCAATCATTTTACAACTGGATGATGATATAGAAGAAGTTATAGAAGaagataatacagataataatgaGCCAGTAATGGATATAGCAGTGCTTAATAGACAGTTAGCAGAAGCCCGAAGACAAGCCGCCGAATATCGCAAGcaattacaaaaaaaggaggaggaagcaGAAATATACAAACAGCAACTTAAAAACATCGCATCTCAAAGaaaatctaaataa